DNA from Halobaculum sp. XH14:
CCGGAGCTCGAACGCGTCGCCCGCGACCTGCTTTCGGAACTCGACTGGCACGGGCTCGCCTGCATCGAGTACATGGAGCACGCCGAGACCGGCGAGTTCGTCCTCACCGAGATCAACCCGCGGATGTGGCAGTCGCTCCCGGCGACGATCCACGCCGGCGCCGACTTCCCCCACTACTACTGGCTCCAGGCGACGGGGCGGGCCGACGAGATCGACCCCGGCTACGATCTCGGCACCGGCAGCCACTCGCCCCGCGGCGAACTCGTCTACCTGGCGAGCCTCCTCACGGACGAGTCGCCCTACGTCGACCGGCCGGGGTTCCTACGGACCGTCGGCGAGATGCTCGCCTCGTTCTACCGGCAGCCCCACTTCGATTACACCCACATCGACGACCCCGTGGTGTTCGTCAGCGGCTTCGGTCGGATGATCCGCAACCGGCTGAAGTGATCGCCCGGTCGACCGCGACCGGCCGAGCGCGGTACCCGGAGCGTCCCGACCGACGAGTCGGCGGAACGGGCCGGTGGGAAGCGATTTAAGCCGCCCGCCCGCCACCCGCGCACATGAGCGAACGGGTCGCCATCCTCGCCCACGAGAAGTTCCCCGACCGGTCCAAGACCGCGAACGGCCTCCTCCGCTACGGCGACCGCGAGGTCGTCGCCGTGCTCGACCGGGACCGCGCCGGCGACGGCGTCGCCGACCACCTCCCGGGCGTCGGTGACGCGCCCATCGTCGGCTCCTTCGCCGACGTCCCGGGGGCCGTCGACCGCCTCGTCGTCGGCATCGCGCCCATCGGCGGCGGCTTCGACGAGTCGTGGCGGCCGGACGTCCGCGCCGCCATCGAGGCCGGCTGTGACGTGAGCGCCGGCCTCCACTACTTCCTCTCCGAGGACGAGGAGTTCGCCGCGCTCGCGGCCGAGCACGGCGTCGACCTCCACGACGTCCGCCGGCCCCACGATGAGCTCACCGTCAGCGGCGCGCGCGCGGCCGACGTCGACGCCGCGGTCGTGCTGACGGTCGGCACCGACTGCTCGGTCGGGAAGATGACCGCGACGATGGAACTGGCCGCCGCGGCCGAGGACGCCGGAGTCGACGCCCGCGTCGTCCCGACCGGCCAGACGGGGATCATGATCGAGGGGTGGGGGAACCCGATCGACCGCGTCGTCTCCGACTTCACCGCCGGGGCCGTCGAGGAGATGGTCCTCGAGGTCGGCGACGACCACGATCTGCTGATCGTCGAGGGCCAGGGGAGCATCGTCCACCCCGCCTACTCGGCCGTGACGTGCGGGATCCTCCACGGGGCGATGCCCGACCGACTCGTCCTCTGTCACGAGGTGGGCCGCGAGGCGGTCCACGGCTACGAGTCGTTCGACCTGCCG
Protein-coding regions in this window:
- a CDS encoding DUF1611 domain-containing protein, translating into MSERVAILAHEKFPDRSKTANGLLRYGDREVVAVLDRDRAGDGVADHLPGVGDAPIVGSFADVPGAVDRLVVGIAPIGGGFDESWRPDVRAAIEAGCDVSAGLHYFLSEDEEFAALAAEHGVDLHDVRRPHDELTVSGARAADVDAAVVLTVGTDCSVGKMTATMELAAAAEDAGVDARVVPTGQTGIMIEGWGNPIDRVVSDFTAGAVEEMVLEVGDDHDLLIVEGQGSIVHPAYSAVTCGILHGAMPDRLVLCHEVGREAVHGYESFDLPPVADYVDLYESLAAPVSGADVVAGALNTSGVGSDADAEAAVDGFSRTLDAPATDPVRFDAGEIVGAIR